The sequence ACATCATTCCTTGGATATGGGGTTTGTGGCGGCTCGTCATATACTTTCAGGAAAACCCAAGAGGGAAAAGTGGGAAGTTGACTCTCAAGTTTTTAAAGAATTTGCGCTCGTTGAGTGACCGTTTTCTATATTTAGCAATCTCCCTCCTTGCTTGACAATAATAATAACCTCTGTTAGGATTAGCACTCGAAATGAATGAGTGCTATTTAAAATCATGAGAATATTACCTTCAGACGAACATCACGCTCGCAAAGAGAAAATGCTCCAAGCGGTTGTGCATTTGTATATCAAGACTGGAAAACCAGTGGGTTCCAGTACGATTGCTGAGAATTTTAAATTGAATTTGTCTCCTGCCACCATTCGAAATGTGATGGCGGAATTGGAAAAGGAAGGGTTCTTGACACATCCCCATACTTCTGCGGGACGCATTCCAACCGATCGTGGTTACCGATTTTATGTGGACTCCATAGCCCATGTTCAAAAATTAGCCATGGAGGAAGAGAAACGGATTCGAGACGAATATGCCCGTCGCCGACGAGAAATAGAAGATTTGATGTTGTCTACGACGCGGCTATTATCGATGTTGTCGAATTGCACGGGATTTGTTTTGCCGGGGAAAATTGAAACCGAACGTTTAAGGCGTCTCGAATTGATTCCGGTCAGTGAAACACAGATCCTCGGAGTTTTGGTGTCCGACACGGGGTTTGTGCGAAATCAAATGATCGATGTGTCTCATACACCCGATGAAGAAACGCTGCGCAGTGCCTCTCGCTACTTAAACCAAAAACTGGCGGGTTTAAGCTTTACAGAAGCGCAGCAACGTGTGCTTTCTGAATTGGATAAATTTCATCGCCAAGAAAGCGAACAAATGGAGTTGATGCAGTCATTGTCCAAATATTTATTTGGATCAGAATTTCGGAAAGATATCTATGTGGAAGGAGCCAATAATATATGGAAATTTCCGGAAATGAGAGATGTGGACACCTTGAGAAATTTCGCGCATTTCGTGGATGAAAAAGAGGCGTTGGGAGCCATGTTAACGCGGGGATTGGTGGAAGAAGGACTGCAGGTCCGAATTGGTTCCGAATATTTCCCGGAAATGAAAGATTTCAGCGTTGTCTCTTCAGGATTTCAAATTCGCGGCCGTCCCATGGGAGTGCTGGGTATTTTGGGACCCAAACGAATGGAATACCATCGCATGATGGCGATTGTTAACACGGTGGCCAACATCATGAACAAATTATTGGAAGGGGAAGATAAATTCATTGATGACCGGAGGCCCCATGCCTGATCAACCAACATCAGACCCCATAGAAATAAGACCAGAGCTTGAGACAAAACTTTCAGAATTAGAAATCCTTCGGCAATCTTTGGTGGAAGCCAAAGCGAAGGAGAAGGACGTCTTCGACCAATTGTTGAGATTGACGGCGGAGTTCCAGAATTTTCGAAAGCGGAGTGAATCTCGGCTGGTTGACGCTCGGAAAGCGGGTAAAGAAGAAATACTTCTTTCCATTATTAACCTTTCCGATACGTTAATGCAGGCCGAGCTATCCAGCCGGCAAACGACGGATCTCGATGCGCTTAAAAAGGGATTGTCGATGGTGCGGCAACAATTTGAAAAATTTTTGGCTGATCAGGGCTTAACTCCGATCAAAGCCAAAGGAGAAAAGTTGGATCCATCCCTGCATGAAGCGGTGGCGCGCGTGTCGAGTGAGGAACTCGACGAGGGCGTAATTGTTGATGAGATCCAACGTGGTTACACACTGAATGGACAACTGGTGAGGCCATCGCGCGTTAGCGTGGCGGCCAAATCGATCGAAACAGCGGAAGCCAAATTTAAGGAGGAAAATTAACATGTCTAGAATAATTGGAATTGATCTTGGAACGTCAAACTCGGCGGCAGCCGTTATGGAAGGTGGGAAGCCCACCATCATCCCGTCGGCGGAAGGCACAACCTTGGGAGGGAAGGCATTCCCTTCGTATGTTGCGTTTACAAAAGGTGCCGAATCACAACTTTTGATTGGTGAGCCTGCCCGTCGGCAGGCGGTGTCCAATCCGGAAGGAACGGTCACAACCTTTAAACGGAAAATGGGCACGGACTATAAATACAAAGTGTTCGATAAGGAATTTACTCCACAACAGTTGTCGGCTTTTATTTTGCAAAAAGTGAAAAGAGATGCCGAAGCTTATTTGGGAGATAAAGTCGAAAAAGCCGTGGTGACTGTCCCGGCCTATTTTAACGATCATCAACGCCAAGCCACCAAAGACGCCGGCACCATCGCGGGCCTCGATGTGGTGAGAATTATCAATGAACCCACGGCTGCTTGTTTGGCCTACGGCATTGATAAAAAAGGGGCCGATGAGAAAATTATGGTGTTCGATTTGGGCGGTGGAACCTTGGACGTGACCATCATGGACTTTGGAGGAGGGGTATTCCAAGTGATCTCCACATCAGGCGATACCCAATTGGGTGGAACCGATATGGACAAAATCATTCTTGATTTCATTGCCGAGGA is a genomic window of Elusimicrobiota bacterium containing:
- the grpE gene encoding Protein GrpE; the encoded protein is MTGGPMPDQPTSDPIEIRPELETKLSELEILRQSLVEAKAKEKDVFDQLLRLTAEFQNFRKRSESRLVDARKAGKEEILLSIINLSDTLMQAELSSRQTTDLDALKKGLSMVRQQFEKFLADQGLTPIKAKGEKLDPSLHEAVARVSSEELDEGVIVDEIQRGYTLNGQLVRPSRVSVAAKSIETAEAKFKEEN
- the hrcA gene encoding Heat-inducible transcription repressor HrcA gives rise to the protein MRILPSDEHHARKEKMLQAVVHLYIKTGKPVGSSTIAENFKLNLSPATIRNVMAELEKEGFLTHPHTSAGRIPTDRGYRFYVDSIAHVQKLAMEEEKRIRDEYARRRREIEDLMLSTTRLLSMLSNCTGFVLPGKIETERLRRLELIPVSETQILGVLVSDTGFVRNQMIDVSHTPDEETLRSASRYLNQKLAGLSFTEAQQRVLSELDKFHRQESEQMELMQSLSKYLFGSEFRKDIYVEGANNIWKFPEMRDVDTLRNFAHFVDEKEALGAMLTRGLVEEGLQVRIGSEYFPEMKDFSVVSSGFQIRGRPMGVLGILGPKRMEYHRMMAIVNTVANIMNKLLEGEDKFIDDRRPHA